CTTCCATATCCGGTTGAAATAGCTACATCTATTTCGTCTATTTGTAACTGTTCTAAATCAACTATAAGCTTTCTATCGTAGTTACAATACTCTCGATAAAAAGACATTGTGCTTATCTTTTGCTTCTTAATTATATTTCCTTCTTCCATCACAACTACTTTAACAGCTCTACTACCTAAGTCGATACCTAGTACTTTCATTTAATACGCTCCTTTCAAATCTGATAGCATATCTAAAAAAGCCTCTAGCCTTAGTTTCGTCCGTGCATCTAGGGAATTTTGTTGATCTCCTTCAATATTCAAAATTGGCAAGTCGATTGTTGCTTTGATAATAATATCATCTATGGCTCTATGGCAAAAGGCTTGTGTATAGTGAATCAACCCATCTAACTTACGCTCTTTTATTTGTTTATTTATTTCCTTAATTCTAAAACTACTTTCATAAGGATAGGTATAATCATTGTATTGATCAAATATATTTTGAGCCTGCGCTGCTCTTGGAAAAGAAAATTCTCGTTGAACTTCATTGTATATAATACTTGCATCAAATTGTTCCACAAAAGAATATAAATCAGCTGTCATTGGTGGTACACCAATATAACCAAGTCTTAGTTTTTTCTTTATAGGCTCTCTTAAAGTCATATCTTCAATGGCTTTCTTTAAGGTATTTGCATATTTCGTCGCATCTCCTTCAAAATCACTACAATTTACTAGATATAAATGATTTTCAAAACCAGATACCTTCAACTCTTCGTATGTAAGTCGATCTACTTCATGTGCTAATGCTCGAACTTGATTGAATTCCACTCTCTTTTTCTCAACCTCAGTTATATCTACCTTTAATAAGTTCATCAATTTTCTAAGTTCTGCTTCTAAATCTTCCTTTGCATGACTTTGAGGGTATGAGAAATCATAAACCTTGATTCCTTTATATGCCAATAAATCAGCCAATGCTTTTGTGTTAGAACAATCGCCACCTATTACACCAACAATTTCAGTAATATTATGTGCTATACATACTCCATAAAGACCTTTAATCCAGGCGCAAATACTCTTAGGAAAACCGTCTCGTTCAGCTATTTCTATATACTTCAAATAATCTTCAGAAGTAACGAAGATATTGTTCAAATCAATTGGAGTATAGCCAGCTGCAACAAATATCTCTATTGGAACAGTCGTTGTTAAACCTATTTTTTTCATTTTATCACCTTCCACAAATTATAAACATAAGAAAAACTGTCTTAGTACATAAAAAAAGGACCTAAAAGGTCCTTCAAAAAAGCCTTAAATAATAAGGTTGAAGTCCTAGTTTTTTTTATTGACAGGATGGTTACGAACTGTCATATTCATTTTATTTCAATAGAAATTCGTATGCACCTAGGAACCGAACGATCAAGCCTATGGGAAATGCACCGAAGAATTATTCTTGTAACTGGATTAGTATATCATACCGCTTGTATCGAGTCAATTGCTCTTTTGGTAGAACAAAGCGCGCAGCGCGTTGCGTAACAATTTATGCTATCAACCGCTTTGTTCTATGCTTCGTGGAAAGTAGAACTTTCCTACTGGACAAGAAATTGCTTTTGCAGCGCAATTTTATCCTACTAAAAAATAAAAAACCCCCTCAGAAAACAGAAAATACTGTAAACTGGGAGGTTACTAAATTACGGTGAAATTATAAAAACAAATATACTATTTGGGCGTTTTGAATAATGTTTTTACAAAATAAAAACTATTCACCGTATTGTCTTACATTCTCTTTATTAAATTACATATTAATAAATCTCTTGGCTTAACAATTGTAAACTACGACCATTGTTATTTTTCTAATTAAATCTCTAAACATAGAAAACAAGATCATCCCTACTCATCCAGTACTATTCTCTTTTTGTATTAGGCTCACCATTCCTAATCATTAATAACAAAACCCCGAACAATCCATTATTTATCTAATTGACGTCCTACGTACTATAAAATGCATTTTATGTCATAATTCTACCACGTTATCGAAAAAACGCAATACTAAATGGATGAAACAGGCTTTTATCTGTCTGAAATCTTTTTTCAAGCATTTTTACTGCGTTATTTAGGTAAAGTGATCCTGAAAGCTATAAAATTATCATTTAATTCTATATTAGAAACGTGCACTTCTCCTTGGTTTTTGTCAATCAATTGACGCAGCTTGTACAAACCTAACCCTCGTCCATGCTTATTTTTTGTTGAGTAACCTTTTTTAAAAATGTCATTTATTTGTTCCACAGTTAAATATGGATGTTTATTCAATACTTCAAATACACAGTGATTATTTTCTTTCATAATATTTATAATAACCAAATTATCTACCACACCAGTTTCAAACGCATTTTCTAGTAATATACTTAGTATTTCAATTATTTCATAATCCTTTAGACTCGTTTTCAAATCATAGTAATCAATATTAATATTGAGTCCAATGTTGTTATTGAAAGCCCATTTCTTTTTACTGTAAAGAAAACCAGCAATAATCTTATTATCTAATTTGATTAGATTACTATTCTTGAAATCTTCATCTATCTCATCTATGTATGCTTCAACCTTGTTTATCGTATCCGGCGAATTCTTATTCATTTCAATCATCATTTTAATCGCAAGTAAATGGTTGTCAAAATCATGTTGCTTAACCCTAAGCTCGTCCACCAATTCATCTACAATTGGTAAGTACTGTTCATATATTCTAACTTGTTCTTCTGCGTTTATATTTTTCAGTCCATTTCTTAAAAAAATAATAGTAATACTCATTAATAGCATTGCAAAAATTATCATGAGAACAAAATTGTCAATGATTCCATCGAAATCAGCGTTCCAATATATACCCATTATATTAGTTGCTACCATTACATTAATACAAATGATTTTAAATATCTGATTTTTATTCTCGATATAATCGTATAGAACCTTTATTGGAATATACTTGGTTAGTGTAATAATAACTATGATTGCTATTGTCTGAGCAATCAATCCAGTTGAAAAT
This genomic interval from Firmicutes bacterium HGW-Firmicutes-1 contains the following:
- a CDS encoding 2-hydroxyglutaryl-CoA dehydratase; this translates as MKKIGLTTTVPIEIFVAAGYTPIDLNNIFVTSEDYLKYIEIAERDGFPKSICAWIKGLYGVCIAHNITEIVGVIGGDCSNTKALADLLAYKGIKVYDFSYPQSHAKEDLEAELRKLMNLLKVDITEVEKKRVEFNQVRALAHEVDRLTYEELKVSGFENHLYLVNCSDFEGDATKYANTLKKAIEDMTLREPIKKKLRLGYIGVPPMTADLYSFVEQFDASIIYNEVQREFSFPRAAQAQNIFDQYNDYTYPYESSFRIKEINKQIKERKLDGLIHYTQAFCHRAIDDIIIKATIDLPILNIEGDQQNSLDARTKLRLEAFLDMLSDLKGAY